TCCCTGGCAATCTCGCGTTTGAGCCAAAGCAATGTAATAACGCTGTCGTACGAACGCAGGCCGAGCGACTGTTCCCAGACCTCAGCGCCGTCTAGCAAGCGTCCGCTCTCTATCCATTCGTTGGCGGCAACTGGCTCGGGATCGTCCGGTACTTCCTTCCCTTTGTACGCCGCCATGGCGTAGCTCGCCGGCGGCACTTTAACACCACGTTGAAGGAAAAACCGAAAACTGTCCGATTTGCGTGACCACTGAATTACTTCGTTCGTACTCCAGATCACGGCGCACGGAGTGCCCACCAGGTCGCAGAATCGCCGCGCTGAAGCTGAAAGAGACGCCTGATACTCTTGCGCGACGCTTTGTATGTTTTGGAGGGAGGGGCTCCGACTGTTTATCACAGCCCCGATTTCTTTAGAGGGAAGCAGAAGTTCAGCTGCGAATTCATCGGCCGCCTTTTCGATCTGCTTTGCGTCCGCGGACCAGTTCCCGACATCCGAAGGGCTGCAAGCAGCGGAGGCACCATGAAGAACCCGATGCCCGATCTCGTGTGCAACGGTAAAACGCTTCCTTCCGAATTCGCGGATTGAGCTGTTCACCGCGATAATGCCCCTAGAGTCGATCGATGACCTCAGCAGCGCCCCGTCACATCCCGCCAGGGGGAGTTCTCGAATAGAGAGGCGGAATTCTTCAGCGACTGCCGCGAGGTCGACACAGCCTTTTATCTGTAGTTCCTCGCGCAGAGCACTTGCATAAAGGGAACTTCGGGATAGATTCATCGCGATCTACTCGGAATCCGCACGCCGTTTTGTAGAAGCCGCATCGTTCTTATCCAACTCATCCTGCAGTGTAGCCAACTGCTTTCGATCAGCATCCGTCAAATCCTTCTTGTTTCGAAATGCAGGTTGCATGGCGGCCTGAGTCAGTCCTGGCTCGGCCAGTGCGACGGTCTCTTTGACTTTGTCGAAGATTGATCGGATAGCAGCTTTCGCCTTGTTCGCCTCGGTATTGACTCTATCTGCGAAGCTGGCAGGCTTTAGTTGATGGAGTGCATCTCTCAATTCTGCAGGGACACTCTTCCCTTGAGACAAATAGCGGCGACCGGCCAGTTCCTGGAGACGCTGGTGAGCCTTCGCGGTTACAGCATCCGCATCAATTCCTGAGGACTCTAGCAAGTTTGCTACTTCCTCATCGTCCAGTTCTTCTAAGGAAGGGACAAGGGCGTCAACCACGTCTCGGAATGATTCGCGCGCCTCGTCTGAAGTCTTTTTGTCCTTCATACTGGCCCCGCTTCCTTCGGCTTGTATCCCTGCTCTTGCAGGAGCCGATCGAACCTCTTTTTTCTATTCTGAATGTCGGCAGCAGTGGTCATGCAAACCGCCGCAATCTCCCTTGGTTTGAGGGCGTTCACCTCGAAAACGGCAACGGCCATTTCCTTAAGTTCAGGATCGTTTTCCACCAGAGAATATACATTTGCCTTGAATGCTTCACCGTCCAGCCACTCCCCCAGATCCTCCCCTTCGGCCCGCAGGTCAGCCAGCACTTTTTCGTGCCCTTCGTGTCCATCTTCAGTCACAGCAACCGGATCAAGGAAGTCCACCCGCTTGTGTTCCGCACGATCCAGGGCGTCGAGAATGTCGCGTTCCATTGCAACTGTTAGGTGCCGAATCAGCCCTCCCATACCCTTGGAACCGTCATGCCGAAGCTCACCCACGGCAAACATCGCCACCACCTGGATCGCAAAGTCTTCAGGAGATAATCCCGTTCCCTCGACAACTCTTTCATTATCCGCGGTTTGGCAGGCACTCAGGAATCTCCACGCATGGGCAGTAAGCCGGAGGACAAGGCGCTGGTAGTCGATCGGCTCGGCTGATTCCGGCGGCAATACGAGCCTCCCATTCAGCAAGCGGACGAGACCTACATTTCTTGCCATCCCGTGGCAAAAAATCTAGTGCTGAACCGCTACACAACCGTACCTGCCGGGTGGGTGGCGCAAGACACCCCGCCGGAACTGAAGTCGAGAATACACCAGCGAATTTGGGCGAGCCAACCTTTGTTCGCCGGAAGAGAGTCGGAGGTCGTCATGGTTGTCATCATCGAGATTGAGCAGGATCAACAGGAACTTCGCCTGGTCGAGGTCGAAGTCGCTAACGAAGAAGCAGAGCTGGCAGGATTTCTCCAGCTTGTCGCGGACAAGTCAGGAATCCGAGTCGAGGACTTGCTGCTAGACCTTGGCGTCGGTGACATCCAGTTCCAGCCCGAAGCAAGAGTGGGCGAGTGCCTTCGGCATGGCCACAGGTGGCGCCACCGCCGTGTCTGTGTTGATCTTCACTTTGAATCTGAAGAGGCGAAGCATGATTTTCCCGCTCGTGCAACTTGGGCGCGCGTCCATCACTGGGGATGCCGCCATTTCGATGTTCCCCATGATGCTTGTGCGAACCTCGAACTCCATGAGGGCAGCCCCACAGGACCCGTCTTAAATGATCGAACTCATGTCGGGCATCACAAGGGATGCAAGACGGTATGGCTCGTCAAACCGGGACCGGAACCGTATGGCAGCGAATACCGATAAGCTCGAGTCCGATCTGGCCTCACCCGAGTTTTGTCACGGCGTCGACCAACTCTTCTGGGAGTTGGTCGACGCATCCGGCATCATCGTCTACATCCGATTATTCGCACCCGATGATCGGTCGTATTTGGCACGATTTACTTGTGAGAGTTATGCCGAAGAGCCAATTGACTGCAAGTTTGTTGATTCCGTCACGCGTCAATGCGTCGAAACGGCTTGGCCACAAGGTAATGCCACGTTTGAGCAGTGGATCAAATTCAAGGACCCGCATCTGTTCGTTTGCTGGGAGCAAGACGCCGGTGGCATCAAGCAACATCCGGATTGGAGAGATCGAAAAGCATGGATGAAAACAAGGAATCCAATTGTCGCGTATCTGAATTTCCTCCGGGAACTGCTGAATCTGCCGACCAGAGGCTACACCCGCCAGCCGCACTCGACACAGAGCTAGTCATTCCGCGCAAGTTGTTTGACGAGACCCTAGCGGAACTGCAGGCTCGAAGTGCCGGATGGCGCGAGAGCGCCGCCATTTTCTGTGGCCGGGTTGTCGGTTCGCAATGGCTAGCCGAAATGGTGAAATTTCACCATCGTCTCTGCGATGACCGTGGCCAGCCCCGGTCAATGCATCTGACAGAGGACGCGAAATTCAGGCTCTATGAGGAACTCAATGGTCTCCAGTTCCGGCTAATAGCAGGCATTCACACCCATCCGGAGGATTGGGTTGATCTCAGCTGGATCGACCAACGGAATCAACTCTGTTCAAAGAGGGGATTTTGGTCTCTCGTCGTTCCCTGGTACGGCCGGGAACCGTGGCCTATTGCCGACATGGGCATCCATATCCGCACGTCCAACGGATGGGGGCGCCTGTCTGCCGATCAGGTAAGAGCGCACGTACGCATCACGGAGTCCACCCTTTGGAAACCTACGAGAACAGAATTGTAAACGGGCTGCTGAAAGCTGAAGCTGTGGACGACCCCGACCGGGCCGCGGGCTTGCTCTTGC
This genomic window from Acidobacteriota bacterium contains:
- a CDS encoding ImmA/IrrE family metallo-endopeptidase, whose translation is MNLSRSSLYASALREELQIKGCVDLAAVAEEFRLSIRELPLAGCDGALLRSSIDSRGIIAVNSSIREFGRKRFTVAHEIGHRVLHGASAACSPSDVGNWSADAKQIEKAADEFAAELLLPSKEIGAVINSRSPSLQNIQSVAQEYQASLSASARRFCDLVGTPCAVIWSTNEVIQWSRKSDSFRFFLQRGVKVPPASYAMAAYKGKEVPDDPEPVAANEWIESGRLLDGAEVWEQSLGLRSYDSVITLLWLKREIAREEGHEDSLLEELDPEEFTLRRRHWPGKR